A single Paenibacillus kribbensis DNA region contains:
- a CDS encoding GNAT family N-acetyltransferase, with protein sequence MLETVLTITSMKTTNEAHAFKTLNEEWITRFFTIEEEDRVILDNPVENIVNRGGDVLIARAGDSIVGCVALVPSGAGVFELSKMSVTPGSRGRGYGRRIIDAAIDRARELGATSLFLGSSTKLPNAVHLYESVGFKHVPVERIGPMPYVRADVFMELELLNKRE encoded by the coding sequence ATGCTCGAAACAGTACTCACGATCACTTCGATGAAGACGACCAACGAAGCTCATGCCTTTAAAACTCTTAACGAGGAATGGATCACTCGTTTCTTCACGATTGAAGAGGAGGATCGGGTTATCCTTGATAACCCGGTGGAGAATATCGTGAACAGAGGAGGAGATGTGCTCATCGCTCGTGCTGGAGATTCGATCGTCGGATGCGTTGCCCTCGTCCCGAGCGGAGCTGGCGTGTTCGAGCTATCGAAGATGAGCGTTACACCCGGGTCGCGGGGACGCGGATACGGACGGAGAATCATCGATGCCGCCATCGACCGCGCACGCGAGCTTGGTGCAACATCGCTCTTTTTGGGCAGTAGCACCAAGCTACCGAATGCTGTTCATCTTTACGAATCGGTTGGGTTCAAACATGTTCCTGTTGAGCGAATCGGACCCATGCCATATGTAAGAGCGGATGTGTTTATGGAGTTGGAACTATTGAACAAAAGGGAGTAA
- a CDS encoding phage baseplate assembly protein V translates to MSLGYDQIQIHPYDQIDLEQLTLTKKINEHTRLYFTGVIPEDLQDSYVEATEKNTVIEVSQQDESGASKPLFSGIALSVEVKVVRGVYYLEVEAISHTYRMDIKQRTRSFQYTKMTIPQMLEHIGKDYEGLDVIDGATGGEAIGRIAIQYQETDWAFLRRIASRYHTSLMPVARFDSPKFYFGIEDSPAQAVLDHTRYTVRKQLLPFRYFQENEQTKLSEHDFIFYEVETDEVLDLGAQLNFQGHNLYVMEAYTAMSQGLLRHQYVLGSYQGFRQKSYYQDKLAGASLSGVVLDVRQDQVRIHLDCDEQQDASKAHWFNYSTVYSGGGHTGWYVMPEKGDSVSLYFPGSREEDGVAGSAVRRADRKSTHNHFSNPQMKIWRTPHGKEIRLGPDELVVTGKDGAIYIKLDDKEGIHITSSKQVNISAGGNLSLSAGKTMSLSAGSQLRMDCNGSHIELSGSADMKGSEVKSN, encoded by the coding sequence ATGAGTCTGGGATACGATCAAATACAAATTCACCCTTATGACCAAATCGATCTGGAGCAGCTTACCTTAACGAAAAAAATTAACGAGCATACCCGACTTTATTTTACAGGTGTGATTCCTGAAGACTTGCAGGACAGCTATGTGGAAGCGACAGAAAAAAATACTGTGATTGAGGTGAGCCAACAGGATGAATCTGGTGCCAGCAAGCCGCTATTTAGCGGGATTGCCCTCTCGGTCGAGGTAAAAGTCGTGCGGGGTGTGTACTATCTGGAGGTGGAGGCGATTTCCCATACTTACCGGATGGACATTAAGCAGCGTACCCGTTCTTTTCAATATACGAAAATGACGATTCCTCAAATGCTGGAGCATATAGGCAAGGACTATGAAGGGCTGGATGTCATTGACGGAGCTACTGGGGGAGAAGCCATCGGACGGATTGCCATTCAATACCAGGAGACAGATTGGGCGTTCTTGAGACGTATAGCCTCTCGCTATCATACGAGTCTGATGCCTGTGGCCCGTTTTGACAGTCCCAAGTTTTATTTTGGCATTGAAGACAGCCCTGCGCAGGCGGTACTGGATCATACCCGTTATACCGTACGCAAGCAGCTGCTGCCTTTTCGTTATTTTCAGGAGAATGAGCAGACCAAGCTGAGTGAGCATGATTTTATTTTTTATGAGGTAGAAACGGATGAGGTGCTCGACTTAGGCGCTCAGTTGAATTTTCAGGGGCACAACTTGTATGTGATGGAAGCCTACACCGCAATGAGTCAAGGACTGCTGCGGCATCAATACGTGCTGGGTTCTTACCAGGGATTTCGGCAAAAAAGCTACTACCAGGATAAGCTGGCAGGAGCCTCGTTAAGTGGTGTTGTACTGGACGTCCGTCAGGATCAAGTACGTATCCATCTCGATTGCGATGAACAGCAGGATGCAAGCAAAGCGCATTGGTTCAACTATTCAACCGTGTACAGTGGCGGTGGCCATACCGGCTGGTACGTTATGCCGGAAAAAGGCGATTCGGTATCCCTTTATTTCCCTGGCAGTCGGGAAGAAGACGGCGTGGCAGGCAGTGCGGTAAGGCGGGCAGATCGCAAGAGTACACATAACCATTTTTCCAACCCGCAAATGAAAATATGGCGTACTCCGCACGGCAAGGAAATTCGGCTCGGGCCGGATGAGCTGGTTGTTACAGGCAAGGACGGCGCTATTTATATCAAGCTGGACGATAAAGAAGGCATTCATATCACGAGCAGCAAGCAAGTGAATATTTCAGCGGGAGGCAATCTCAGCCTGTCTGCGGGTAAAACGATGAGCCTGTCCGCAGGTAGCCAGCTCCGTATGGATTGTAATGGCAGTCATATTGAATTAAGCGGTTCGGCGGACATGAAGGGCAGCGAAGTGAAGTCTAATTAA
- a CDS encoding SDR family NAD(P)-dependent oxidoreductase → MSTYPIIVITGATSGLGQLAAIELAKRGAHLVLTARNEKRAETTKNILEDLVPNPKVHFFFGDLSLMKDVGRIGNEIKANYPKIDVLVNNAGLHGFEQRVTSEGFAEMMAVNYLAPWLLTHTLLQPLMNSKNARIVDVASEASRNHGKLKLPEDLTDTSAFTARGSSIIYGKTKLLNIMYTGELGRQLDGTGVTVNALNPGFNVTGLGRELGFSSVLAKILNALHIGDPRKGADIIIRLATESQYQEVTGGYFNVGTGRPIVPAYPGGDIIMQRQLWSATKELLQQKGMIE, encoded by the coding sequence ATGTCGACATATCCGATTATAGTAATTACTGGTGCTACTAGCGGTCTTGGACAATTGGCAGCAATTGAATTAGCCAAACGCGGGGCACACCTGGTCTTAACAGCCAGAAATGAAAAGCGTGCTGAAACAACTAAAAATATTCTAGAGGATCTTGTACCCAATCCTAAGGTACACTTTTTTTTCGGAGACCTGTCTCTGATGAAAGATGTCGGGCGCATTGGAAATGAGATTAAAGCTAATTATCCAAAGATTGATGTATTAGTGAACAATGCAGGATTACATGGTTTTGAACAGCGAGTGACCTCAGAGGGATTTGCAGAAATGATGGCAGTAAACTATCTTGCACCATGGCTGTTAACACATACATTACTCCAGCCATTAATGAATTCAAAAAATGCAAGGATCGTCGATGTGGCTTCTGAAGCATCACGTAACCATGGCAAGCTTAAATTGCCAGAGGATTTGACAGATACATCTGCCTTTACTGCAAGAGGTTCTTCTATAATTTACGGAAAGACTAAACTTCTTAATATTATGTATACGGGAGAACTTGGACGTCAATTGGATGGAACTGGGGTCACTGTTAACGCGCTTAATCCAGGATTTAACGTGACCGGGCTTGGCCGTGAGTTAGGTTTTTCTTCGGTACTTGCCAAAATATTGAATGCTTTGCATATCGGAGATCCGCGAAAAGGAGCGGACATTATTATTCGTTTAGCTACAGAATCTCAATATCAAGAAGTGACAGGTGGATACTTTAATGTCGGCACTGGAAGGCCCATTGTTCCAGCTTACCCTGGTGGGGATATCATTATGCAACGTCAACTATGGAGTGCTACTAAAGAATTGTTACAACAAAAAGGGATGATAGAATGA
- a CDS encoding glucose 1-dehydrogenase: protein MSKLEGKIALVTGASRGIGRSIALRLAQEGAVVAVHYGRRQHEAEEVVHKIEQSGGNAFTIGADLSTLDGIHDLFASLDEALEERTGDHRLDILVNNAGIGQIVTLEETTEASFDEVMNINVKAPLFVTQQALPRLRDGGRIINISSFVTRVASPSVFAYSMSKGAVDTLTRVLAHQLGSRNITVNAIQPGIINTEMNDSTLKDPDGQKFAAGLSTFKRWGEPEDVADIAAFLASSDSRWVTGQLIDASGGSHL, encoded by the coding sequence ATGAGTAAGCTAGAAGGCAAAATTGCTTTAGTAACCGGCGCAAGCCGAGGGATTGGTCGCAGCATTGCGCTGCGTCTGGCACAGGAGGGTGCCGTCGTCGCCGTACACTATGGAAGAAGACAGCATGAAGCAGAGGAGGTGGTTCATAAGATTGAGCAAAGTGGAGGGAACGCCTTTACGATAGGAGCCGACTTAAGCACCCTTGACGGCATTCATGATTTATTTGCGAGCCTGGATGAAGCTCTTGAGGAACGTACTGGCGACCATCGGCTCGATATTCTCGTCAACAACGCTGGAATCGGTCAAATTGTAACCTTGGAAGAGACGACAGAAGCATCTTTTGACGAAGTCATGAACATTAATGTCAAAGCACCGCTTTTTGTTACCCAGCAAGCTTTGCCACGCCTAAGAGACGGAGGGCGCATCATCAATATCTCATCATTTGTTACACGTGTAGCCTCTCCCAGTGTTTTTGCCTACAGCATGTCAAAGGGGGCGGTCGACACACTTACGCGCGTTTTGGCTCATCAGCTTGGGAGCCGCAATATTACAGTGAACGCCATCCAGCCTGGCATTATTAATACAGAAATGAATGACAGCACGTTAAAAGATCCCGACGGGCAGAAATTTGCCGCTGGCCTTTCAACCTTCAAAAGGTGGGGGGAACCTGAAGATGTCGCGGATATCGCTGCCTTTCTCGCTTCATCAGACAGCCGCTGGGTAACGGGTCAGTTGATTGATGCAAGCGGCGGATCTCATCTGTAA
- a CDS encoding GNAT family N-acetyltransferase, which translates to MQKYKITKMNDFSSHQIAQIRMLEQQCKEFDESSLRMGLESLKENGGDQAFLCQSDNQFVGFLSWYTSDGIEANMNGMVHPDYRRQGVFGCLMESAAAEMQIQGIQTCRFRVPSNSRPGIDCIRHLGGDFSTAEFSMNLARPQTPTLRRPGLILRLEEADDFDFMVTCSSQAFGDSEAWTRNYFTHTREPERVTYIAVDGLTTVGMIRVNHVDTDIAVIHDFCVLPAYQGKGYGREILDYVVSLLLSKQCTRIRLGVVTQNRRALSLYQSAGFEISAESHYYVTTLNKM; encoded by the coding sequence ATGCAAAAATATAAAATTACGAAAATGAATGACTTTTCAAGTCACCAAATTGCGCAAATTCGAATGTTAGAACAACAGTGTAAGGAATTCGACGAATCAAGCTTGAGAATGGGCCTGGAAAGCCTTAAGGAAAACGGTGGAGATCAAGCCTTCCTGTGCCAAAGCGACAACCAATTCGTTGGTTTTCTCAGTTGGTATACCTCGGATGGAATCGAAGCTAATATGAACGGTATGGTTCATCCGGACTATCGCCGCCAAGGTGTATTCGGCTGCTTAATGGAAAGCGCTGCAGCAGAGATGCAAATTCAGGGTATCCAAACTTGCCGCTTTAGGGTTCCATCCAATTCCAGGCCTGGTATCGATTGCATAAGGCATTTGGGCGGGGATTTTAGCACAGCAGAATTCTCCATGAATTTGGCTCGGCCCCAGACCCCTACATTACGTCGCCCCGGCTTAATTTTGCGATTAGAAGAAGCTGATGATTTTGATTTTATGGTTACCTGTTCATCACAAGCCTTTGGGGATTCAGAAGCTTGGACAAGGAATTATTTTACACATACAAGAGAGCCTGAACGTGTTACCTACATCGCTGTGGACGGCTTGACGACGGTTGGAATGATCAGGGTTAATCACGTTGATACGGATATAGCCGTTATTCATGATTTCTGTGTGCTTCCAGCATACCAAGGCAAAGGATATGGCCGTGAAATTCTGGATTATGTAGTCAGTCTCTTGCTCAGCAAGCAGTGCACTCGGATACGCCTGGGGGTAGTTACTCAAAACAGACGTGCTTTGAGCCTCTACCAATCGGCAGGGTTTGAGATTTCTGCTGAGTCTCATTATTATGTGACCACTCTTAATAAGATGTAG
- a CDS encoding GNAT family N-acetyltransferase, producing the protein MKEKQIREIRVTDYHDIYLLNQEFNPNLYVFSEEKVKEKIETITKKTKDIVLVCEENNEVIGYIHGSPYELLFSESLINVLGFVVKEKYRNQGIGSMLIERLEQWGKKHGFSGIKLLSHPSRIHAHRFYEQRGYQFTKDQKNFIKKFK; encoded by the coding sequence ATGAAAGAAAAACAGATTAGAGAAATCAGGGTAACGGATTATCATGATATTTATTTGTTAAATCAGGAATTTAACCCGAATTTATATGTATTTTCTGAAGAAAAAGTAAAAGAGAAGATTGAAACAATTACAAAGAAAACTAAAGATATTGTTCTTGTTTGTGAAGAAAATAATGAAGTAATAGGATATATTCATGGAAGCCCGTATGAATTGCTTTTTTCGGAGTCTTTAATCAACGTGCTAGGATTTGTTGTGAAAGAGAAGTATAGAAATCAAGGTATAGGCAGCATGTTGATTGAGCGGCTTGAACAGTGGGGAAAGAAGCATGGATTTTCCGGAATTAAACTGTTATCTCACCCAAGTCGAATACATGCGCACAGGTTCTATGAACAACGTGGGTATCAGTTTACTAAAGACCAAAAAAATTTCATAAAAAAGTTCAAATAA
- a CDS encoding MarR family winged helix-turn-helix transcriptional regulator → MENKIQHPNSTRVQLESDLGKQLNALISASHALNVRTAALFDPALQPAAFLIVRCLLSYGSASATFLAESTAMDRSSVSRLVSQLKRLNYVKSETHPEDRRGVLISLTAFGREKALNALKIKENEFYQRISTWEDSKLEAFIGMLKCFNGQTIVKEDA, encoded by the coding sequence ATGGAAAATAAAATTCAACATCCCAATTCTACAAGAGTGCAATTAGAATCGGATCTTGGTAAACAGCTTAATGCACTTATAAGTGCATCACATGCACTCAATGTAAGAACTGCGGCACTTTTCGATCCAGCATTACAACCTGCAGCTTTTCTGATTGTACGTTGTCTTCTTTCATACGGTTCGGCGAGCGCTACATTTTTGGCGGAATCCACCGCTATGGATCGAAGCTCTGTCAGTCGACTTGTTTCTCAGCTTAAGCGCTTGAATTATGTAAAGAGTGAAACCCATCCTGAGGATCGCCGGGGTGTATTGATATCCCTGACAGCTTTTGGCCGTGAAAAAGCCCTGAATGCTTTAAAAATAAAAGAAAATGAATTTTATCAACGCATTTCAACATGGGAAGATTCCAAGCTTGAAGCGTTTATTGGGATGCTTAAGTGTTTTAACGGACAAACCATAGTTAAAGAAGATGCCTGA
- a CDS encoding protein adenylyltransferase SelO, with product MTEKKEIADKTGWNFDNSYSRLPESLFTRLSPNPVRSPKLIIFNHPLAASLGLNDSMLQQKDEVAVLAGNRVPEGAAPLAQAYAGHQFGHFNMLGDGRALLLGEQITPSGERVDIQLKGSGRTPYSRGGDGRAALGPMLREYIISEAMHALGIATTRSLAVVTTGESIIRETELPGAVLTRVAASHLRVGTFQYVAAWGTTQNLRLLADYTLERHYPEVVADENRYLSLLQAVIKRQAELIAKWQLVGFIHGVMNTDNMTLSGETIDYGPCAFMDTYDPETVFSSIDIQGRYAYTNQPHIAAWNLARFAETLLPLLHDNREQAVKLAEDAISDFAKMFHHHWLAGMRAKLGIFNEEPQDESLIKDLLGMMQKYRADYTNTFRALTLDKPEDTVLYNTAEFTQWHEQWQARLGRQQESQASDHQLMRSSNPAIIPRNHRVEEALEAAVEREDYRVMEQLLGVLSNPYAYSDEQETYATLPEESSCTYRTFCGT from the coding sequence ATGACGGAGAAAAAAGAAATAGCAGATAAAACAGGATGGAACTTCGACAATAGTTATTCTCGTTTGCCGGAATCATTGTTTACAAGGCTCAGCCCCAACCCTGTTCGCTCACCAAAGCTGATTATTTTTAATCATCCGTTGGCAGCATCGCTGGGGTTGAACGATTCAATGCTGCAGCAAAAGGATGAAGTTGCAGTGCTTGCCGGCAATCGGGTTCCCGAGGGGGCTGCGCCCCTTGCCCAAGCCTACGCAGGCCATCAATTTGGGCATTTTAACATGTTGGGAGACGGTCGTGCTTTGCTGCTTGGCGAACAGATTACTCCCTCGGGGGAGCGAGTTGATATTCAACTCAAGGGTTCAGGCAGAACGCCATACTCCCGCGGTGGTGATGGTCGGGCGGCACTTGGGCCGATGCTCCGCGAATACATCATTAGTGAAGCGATGCATGCGCTAGGTATTGCTACCACCCGCAGTTTGGCGGTGGTAACAACGGGTGAGTCGATCATCCGGGAAACCGAGCTGCCTGGTGCGGTTCTGACTCGTGTGGCAGCCAGTCATCTTCGCGTCGGCACCTTCCAATACGTCGCAGCATGGGGGACTACCCAAAATCTTCGACTCTTGGCTGATTACACATTGGAAAGGCATTATCCGGAAGTTGTCGCTGACGAAAACCGCTACCTTTCCCTGCTTCAGGCAGTGATCAAACGTCAGGCCGAGCTGATTGCCAAATGGCAGCTTGTTGGTTTTATTCACGGGGTGATGAACACTGATAACATGACCCTTAGCGGGGAAACCATTGATTACGGCCCTTGTGCCTTCATGGATACCTATGACCCTGAGACCGTATTCAGTTCCATTGATATTCAGGGCCGCTACGCTTATACCAATCAACCGCACATTGCCGCATGGAATCTCGCAAGATTTGCGGAGACCCTCTTGCCGCTGCTGCATGACAACAGGGAGCAGGCTGTCAAACTGGCCGAGGATGCGATTTCAGATTTTGCAAAAATGTTTCACCATCATTGGCTCGCGGGAATGAGAGCGAAGCTCGGGATTTTTAACGAAGAGCCGCAGGACGAATCCCTGATTAAAGACCTTCTTGGCATGATGCAGAAGTATCGTGCGGACTACACCAATACCTTCCGTGCCCTAACTTTGGACAAGCCCGAGGATACGGTCCTGTACAACACTGCGGAATTTACCCAGTGGCATGAGCAATGGCAGGCGAGATTGGGCAGACAGCAGGAGTCACAAGCCTCCGATCATCAACTGATGCGCAGCAGCAATCCCGCCATCATCCCGCGCAACCACAGGGTAGAAGAGGCGCTGGAGGCTGCGGTGGAACGAGAAGACTATCGTGTGATGGAGCAGCTTCTTGGAGTTCTTTCAAACCCGTATGCCTACTCTGACGAACAGGAGACTTACGCTACATTGCCTGAGGAATCCAGCTGCACATACCGAACCTTTTGCGGTACCTGA
- a CDS encoding amino acid permease gives MESKQLTRGLKPRHVELIALGGTIGVGLFMGSASTIKWAGPSVLLAYLLAGIIMFFIMRIMGEMLVLEPVTGSFATFAHKYISPLAGFLTAWSYWFLWVTVGMAEVTAIGVYVGYWFPDIPQWLPALAGVVIIALANLAAVKFYGEFEFWFAMIKIVAIIFMLVVGTGLIFFGLGNGGQPIGLSNLYSHGGFFAGGLKGFLFALCIVTAAYQGIEMVGITAGEAENPKMTLRKAIKNIIWRILIFYVGAIFVIVTIYPWNQIGEIGSPFVLTFAKVGIVAAAGIINFVVLTAAMSGCNSGIYSAGRMLYTLAKNGQAPKFFGKVSKSGVPKNSIITTISLLLIGVLFNYLLPDSKLFLYIYSASVLPGMVPWFALAISQFKFRKKWKNEMKDHTFKSRFFPISNYITIVFLLLVIVGMWFNPDTRMSLIVGASFMALVVVGYFVFGIGKRQRIED, from the coding sequence TTGGAATCGAAACAATTAACGAGAGGGCTAAAGCCACGGCATGTTGAGCTGATTGCGCTTGGAGGAACAATTGGCGTTGGCTTGTTTATGGGATCGGCAAGTACGATAAAATGGGCGGGTCCCTCTGTGCTGCTGGCTTATCTCTTAGCTGGGATTATTATGTTTTTTATCATGCGGATCATGGGGGAAATGCTGGTTCTCGAACCGGTAACGGGCTCATTCGCTACTTTTGCCCACAAATATATCAGCCCTTTGGCTGGTTTTTTGACCGCTTGGAGCTATTGGTTCTTATGGGTTACGGTAGGTATGGCTGAGGTGACTGCGATTGGGGTGTATGTGGGTTATTGGTTTCCGGATATTCCGCAATGGCTGCCAGCTCTGGCAGGTGTAGTTATTATCGCGTTAGCTAATTTGGCGGCTGTAAAGTTTTATGGGGAATTTGAGTTTTGGTTTGCCATGATTAAGATTGTTGCTATTATCTTTATGCTGGTTGTTGGTACAGGCCTGATCTTTTTTGGTTTAGGTAATGGCGGGCAGCCGATTGGTCTCTCCAACTTATACAGCCATGGTGGTTTTTTTGCAGGTGGTCTAAAAGGTTTTCTATTCGCACTATGTATTGTGACGGCGGCCTATCAAGGTATAGAGATGGTAGGTATTACAGCGGGTGAAGCAGAAAATCCGAAAATGACACTGCGAAAAGCCATTAAAAACATCATCTGGCGTATTCTGATTTTTTACGTGGGTGCGATTTTTGTTATTGTTACGATCTATCCTTGGAACCAGATTGGCGAGATTGGCAGTCCTTTTGTTCTAACCTTTGCCAAAGTAGGGATTGTGGCCGCTGCGGGCATCATTAACTTTGTTGTTCTTACAGCAGCGATGTCAGGTTGCAACAGTGGTATTTATAGTGCGGGAAGAATGCTGTATACATTGGCTAAAAACGGACAAGCCCCTAAGTTTTTCGGAAAAGTCTCCAAAAGCGGTGTCCCTAAAAATAGTATTATTACGACGATTTCCCTACTGCTGATCGGAGTGCTTTTTAATTACTTATTACCTGATTCCAAACTGTTTCTGTACATCTACAGCGCCAGTGTTCTTCCAGGCATGGTACCGTGGTTTGCGTTAGCCATCAGCCAATTTAAATTCAGGAAAAAATGGAAAAATGAAATGAAGGATCATACCTTTAAGTCTCGTTTTTTCCCAATCAGCAATTACATCACCATTGTCTTCTTATTGCTAGTGATCGTAGGGATGTGGTTCAATCCAGACACACGTATGTCATTGATTGTGGGTGCATCATTTATGGCGCTCGTCGTTGTTGGATATTTTGTCTTTGGCATAGGAAAGCGGCAGAGAATTGAAGACTAG
- a CDS encoding DUF4280 domain-containing protein codes for MEEASVQPGTGAKKSYVVAGAILSCSYGTQPTRLKRPFSHGVYVKNKAQMNIGDYVPGVNIKSFGNCSSPLNPAVQASQMVDIYGVKKAPCVPVLTMPWLNGKSDMRIEGQPALTQNCTHQCLYCGHIQIENDGQELD; via the coding sequence ATGGAAGAAGCAAGTGTGCAGCCTGGAACAGGCGCGAAAAAAAGCTACGTCGTGGCAGGTGCGATTTTAAGCTGCAGCTACGGTACACAGCCTACCCGTTTGAAGCGCCCTTTTAGCCACGGGGTGTATGTCAAAAATAAAGCACAGATGAATATTGGAGATTACGTGCCAGGGGTAAACATCAAATCTTTTGGTAATTGCTCCAGTCCACTCAATCCGGCTGTACAAGCCAGTCAGATGGTTGATATTTATGGGGTAAAAAAGGCCCCATGCGTTCCTGTCCTTACGATGCCTTGGCTAAACGGGAAAAGCGACATGAGAATTGAAGGCCAACCCGCTCTAACGCAAAACTGTACTCATCAGTGTCTGTATTGCGGACATATTCAAATCGAAAATGACGGTCAGGAGCTGGATTAA
- a CDS encoding DUF3953 domain-containing protein — translation MVVILSSLSLAFPDTYKHSYTIAQFFLGILFLFSGISEFKAKRNHMAIASFIVSFFTFFVFILRLTV, via the coding sequence ATGGTTGTGATCCTGTCATCTTTATCACTCGCATTTCCCGATACCTATAAGCACTCATACACCATCGCACAATTTTTTCTGGGCATTCTGTTTTTATTTTCAGGCATTTCGGAGTTTAAAGCGAAACGAAATCATATGGCTATAGCCAGCTTTATCGTTTCTTTTTTCACTTTTTTTGTATTTATATTAAGGCTGACTGTGTGA
- a CDS encoding pentapeptide repeat-containing protein, whose translation MEKQTDVLGQQQGTLLQAWSLIRQEWALKCRATQGSRLQHIVEHFRTFCQFARQKQLEGPKGNIGYITYSMLRTTWLEQKPVYLVEATDALWMLDAEPIASEYDAGWVFSYWTHLREQLLAEALKQQISLSGLELEQIMLEAAGYLHTMIVSLIRQAMKQAVALPEFQALDREETFEIRVGEYMDHSVSVYREDHKPMDANVIKSWLEEKEEGAYSYQTLTQVDLSGGDYSSLDFRYTAFRQIRMEHSRLHSCILAGTVWQGTQLDGTDFSYSLLHGVDFSGCSLQEAILDAVSGNSEYGGSGAWLDWEPLGWDGVNFTGASLQEASFQHAQLQGAVFQDSSLQRALFIGADLTDTCFVGADITGASFTDACLVRADFTGAKINRVSFTEEQLSQAIGLAVEAPPPSHPRLKAIQATDTVSKGDRIH comes from the coding sequence ATGGAAAAGCAAACAGATGTGTTAGGTCAGCAACAAGGGACCCTGCTTCAGGCATGGTCTCTCATTCGCCAAGAATGGGCGTTAAAATGTAGAGCCACACAAGGATCACGACTCCAGCATATCGTAGAACATTTTCGCACCTTTTGTCAGTTCGCTCGGCAAAAGCAGCTAGAAGGTCCTAAAGGCAATATTGGCTACATCACCTATTCCATGCTGCGCACCACATGGCTTGAGCAAAAGCCTGTTTATCTCGTCGAGGCTACGGACGCCTTATGGATGCTGGATGCTGAGCCCATTGCGTCGGAGTACGATGCAGGTTGGGTCTTTTCCTATTGGACTCATCTACGTGAACAGCTTTTGGCCGAAGCATTGAAACAGCAGATATCTCTGTCCGGGCTAGAATTGGAACAGATCATGCTGGAAGCAGCGGGATATCTTCATACGATGATCGTTAGCCTGATTCGGCAGGCAATGAAACAAGCAGTTGCTTTACCAGAGTTTCAGGCGCTGGATCGTGAAGAGACTTTTGAGATTCGGGTCGGAGAGTATATGGATCACAGCGTATCTGTGTACCGGGAAGATCACAAACCAATGGATGCGAACGTAATCAAGTCTTGGCTGGAGGAAAAAGAAGAGGGGGCCTACAGCTACCAAACGCTGACCCAAGTCGATCTATCCGGTGGAGATTACAGTTCGCTGGATTTTCGCTATACAGCCTTTCGCCAGATCAGGATGGAACATAGTCGATTGCATAGCTGCATTCTCGCAGGAACTGTGTGGCAAGGGACTCAGCTGGATGGAACCGACTTTTCATACAGCCTGCTTCATGGAGTCGATTTTAGTGGTTGCTCCTTGCAAGAGGCTATACTGGACGCTGTTTCCGGGAATAGCGAATATGGTGGTTCAGGTGCTTGGCTGGACTGGGAGCCATTAGGATGGGATGGAGTCAATTTTACAGGAGCGAGTTTACAGGAAGCCAGCTTTCAACATGCTCAGCTTCAGGGGGCCGTTTTCCAGGACAGCTCGCTACAAAGAGCTTTATTTATTGGAGCGGATCTGACAGACACCTGCTTTGTGGGGGCCGATATAACGGGTGCTTCCTTCACAGACGCTTGCTTAGTAAGAGCTGATTTTACAGGGGCAAAGATCAACCGGGTAAGCTTTACAGAGGAACAATTAAGCCAAGCTATAGGTCTCGCTGTGGAAGCACCTCCTCCGTCCCATCCTCGTCTTAAGGCTATACAGGCAACAGATACGGTGAGTAAAGGAGACCGGATACATTGA